From the genome of Triticum aestivum cultivar Chinese Spring chromosome 3B, IWGSC CS RefSeq v2.1, whole genome shotgun sequence, one region includes:
- the LOC123068760 gene encoding protein NSP-INTERACTING KINASE 3 isoform X2, which yields MELNNYTRAGGENAQTQKRKWVGGGAESLGPAMERGAGSGSHAGGMRVRPCRARTHSAQPQSQRGRERERERLGPFGGLQQRQRQRHGSVDRVRCGRCLPPLHSTSPAGSSTNLPPSRPPSIRFPRPPGRSTSRLDRRAGLILIDRLPSRVSPSPSCGRVLLCSAAAAPRQGNFGAGWLVLSSPSPPPPSWPERICGLRERMETWARWRCWAVAAAGVLCALLPPAAATLSPTGINYEVVALMAIKTELQDHYNVLDNWDINSVDPCSWRMVTCSSDGYVSALGLPSQRLSGKLSPGIGNLTRLQSVLLQNNAISGTIPSTIGRLGMLQTLDMSDNHLTGSIPTSLGDLKNLNYLKLNNNSLSGVLPESLATINGLALVDLSFNNLSGPVPKISARTFSIAGNSMICGVKSGDNCSSVSLDPLSYPPDDLKIQPQQAMSRSHRIAIICGATVGSVAFVAIVVGMLLWWRHRRNQQIFFDVNDQYDPEVCLGHLKKYTFKELRASTNNFNSKNILGEGGYGIVYKGFLRDGSIVAVKRLKDYNAVGGEVQFQTEVEVISLAVHRNLLRLIGFCTTECERLLVYPYMPNGSVASQLREHINGKPALDWSRRKMIALGTARGLLYLHEQCDPKIIHRDVKASNVLLDEYFEAIVGDFGLAKLLDHQETHVTTAVRGTVGHIAPEYLSTGQSSEKTDVFGFGVLLVELITGQKALDFGRLANQKGGVLDLVKKLHQEKQLNMMVDKDLGSNYDRVELEEMVQVALLCTQYYPSHRPRMSEVIRMLEGDGLAEKWEASQNVDTPKSVSSELLPLKFTDFAGVDESSVGLEAMELSGPR from the exons ATGGAGCTGAACAATTATACTCGAGCTGGTGGAGAGAATGCACAGACACAGAAGAGGAAATGGGTGGGAGGAGGGGCCGAAAGCCTGGGGCCGGCCATGGAGCGGGGAGCGGGGAGTGGGTCGCACGCCGGTGGCATGCGCGTCCGTCCGTGTCGGGCGCGTACACACTCCGCACAGCCACAGTcacagagagggagggagagagagagagagaggctgggtCCTTTTGGCGGTttgcagcagcggcagcggcagcggcatggATCGGTCGATAGGGTGCGGTGTGGCAGGTGCCTGCCCCCACTCCACTCCACCAGCCCAGCAGGCAGCAGCACCAACCTCCCTCCCTCCCGTCCCCCCTCCATTCGCTTCCCTCGTCCGCCCGGTAGGAGTACTAGTAGATTAGATAGGCGGGCGGGATTGATTTTGATTGATCGCCTTCCTTCTCgagtttctccttctccttcttgcgGGCGGGTTCTGCTCTGCTCTGCTGCCGCGGCGCCGAGGCAGGGGAATTTCGGTGCGGGTTGGTTGGTCCTGTcttctccgtcgccgccgccgccgtcttggcCGGAGCGAATCTGCGGCCTGCGGGAGAGGATGGAGACGTGGGCGCGGTGGCGGTGTTGGGCGGTGGCCGCCGCCGGCGTGCTCTGCGCGCtcctgccgccggccgccgccacgctctCTCCCACCGGCATCAACTACGAAG TGGTGGCGCTCATGGCCATCAAGACGGAGCTGCAGGACCACTACAACGTGCTCGACAACTGGGACATCAACTCCGTCGACCCCTGCAGCTGGAGGATGGTCACCTGCTCCTCCGACGGCTACGTCTCAGCGCT TGGTCTGCCCAGCCAACGCCTGTCTGGTAAGCTGTCGCCCGGCATCGGGAACCTCACCAGGCTGCAATCTGT GCTGTTGCAGAACAACGCGATTTCTGGCACTATTCCTAGCACCATAGGCAGGCTGGGGATGCTTCAGACGCTTGACATGTCAGACAATCATCTTACCGGGAGCATCCCGACTTCACTCGGCGATCTCAAGAACCTCAACTATCT GAAATTGAATAACAACAGTTTATCTGGAGTTTTACCTGAATCACTAGCCACCATTAATGGCCTTGCACTTGT AGACCTTTCATTTAACAACCTGAGCGGTCCCGTGCCAAAGATTTCTGCAAGAACTTTCAG CATTGCTGGAAATTCAATGATCTGTGGTGTCAAGTCTGGAGACAATTGCTCATCCGTGTCGCTGGACCCGCTTTCTTATCCACCAGATGACCTTAAGA TTCAGCCACAACAAGCCATGTCAAGAAGTCACCGCATTGCTATCATCTGTGGAGCAACTGTGGGTTCTGTAGCGTTTGTCGCTATCGTGGTCGGTATGCTTCTTTGGTGGAGGCATAGGCGTAATCAGCAGATATTTTTTGATGTAAATG ATCAATATGACCCAGAAGTATGCTTGGGCCATCTGAAAAAGTACACCTTCAAGGAGCTTCGAGCATCTACCAACAATTTCAACTCAAAAAACATATTAGGTGAAGGTGGATATGGGATAGTATACAAGGGTTTCTTACGTGATGGTTCAATTGTGGCTGTTAAAAGACTGAAAGACTACAATGCTGTTGGTGGGGAAGTTCAATTTCAAACTGAAGTTGAAGTCATAAGCTTAGCTGTTCATCGGAATCTCCTACGGCTCATTGGATTTTGCACTACAGAGTGTGAGAGATTACTTGTTTATCCTTATATGCCAAATGGAAGTGTTGCTTCTCAATTGCGTG AGCATATAAATGGCAAGCCAGCTCTAGATTGGTCAAGGAGAAAGATGATTGCACTGGGTACAGCACGAGGGCTGCTTTATTTGCACGAACAGTGTGATCCAAAAATAATCCATCGCGATGTCAAAGCCTCCAATGTGCTTCTTGATGAATATTTCGAAGCAATTGTGGGGGATTTTGGATTGGCAAAACTTTTGGATCACCAGGAGACCCATGTTACCACAGCAGTGCGTGGTACCGTGGGGCACATAGCTCCAGAGTATTTGTCAACTGGGCAGTCATCGGAGAAGACAGATGTGTTTGGGTTTGGAGTCCTGTTGGTTGAGTTGATCACTGGCCAGAAAGCATTAGATTTTGGAAGACTAGCAAATCAGAAGGGCGGAGTGCTTGATTTG GTAAAGAAGCTCCATCAAGAAAAGCAGCTGAACATGATGGTGGACAAAGACCTGGGCAGCAACTACGACAGGGTGGAGCTGGAGGAGATGGTGCAGGTGGCTCTGCTGTGCACCCAGTACTACCCGTCCCACCGCCCCAGAATGTCGGAGGTGATCCGGATGCTGGAAGGGGACGGCCTCGCGGAGAAATGGGAGGCGTCGCAGAACGTGGACACTCCAAAGTCCGTCTCGTCGGAGCTCCTGCCCCTGAAGTTCACCGATTTCGCCGGGGTGGATGAGTCCTCGGTCGGCCTCGAGGCCATGGAGCTCTCCGGACCAAGGTGA
- the LOC123068760 gene encoding protein NSP-INTERACTING KINASE 3 isoform X1 → MELNNYTRAGGENAQTQKRKWVGGGAESLGPAMERGAGSGSHAGGMRVRPCRARTHSAQPQSQRGRERERERLGPFGGLQQRQRQRHGSVDRVRCGRCLPPLHSTSPAGSSTNLPPSRPPSIRFPRPPGRSTSRLDRRAGLILIDRLPSRVSPSPSCGRVLLCSAAAAPRQGNFGAGWLVLSSPSPPPPSWPERICGLRERMETWARWRCWAVAAAGVLCALLPPAAATLSPTGINYEVVALMAIKTELQDHYNVLDNWDINSVDPCSWRMVTCSSDGYVSALGLPSQRLSGKLSPGIGNLTRLQSVLLQNNAISGTIPSTIGRLGMLQTLDMSDNHLTGSIPTSLGDLKNLNYLKLNNNSLSGVLPESLATINGLALVDLSFNNLSGPVPKISARTFSIAGNSMICGVKSGDNCSSVSLDPLSYPPDDLKIQPQQAMSRSHRIAIICGATVGSVAFVAIVVGMLLWWRHRRNQQIFFDVNATDQYDPEVCLGHLKKYTFKELRASTNNFNSKNILGEGGYGIVYKGFLRDGSIVAVKRLKDYNAVGGEVQFQTEVEVISLAVHRNLLRLIGFCTTECERLLVYPYMPNGSVASQLREHINGKPALDWSRRKMIALGTARGLLYLHEQCDPKIIHRDVKASNVLLDEYFEAIVGDFGLAKLLDHQETHVTTAVRGTVGHIAPEYLSTGQSSEKTDVFGFGVLLVELITGQKALDFGRLANQKGGVLDLVKKLHQEKQLNMMVDKDLGSNYDRVELEEMVQVALLCTQYYPSHRPRMSEVIRMLEGDGLAEKWEASQNVDTPKSVSSELLPLKFTDFAGVDESSVGLEAMELSGPR, encoded by the exons ATGGAGCTGAACAATTATACTCGAGCTGGTGGAGAGAATGCACAGACACAGAAGAGGAAATGGGTGGGAGGAGGGGCCGAAAGCCTGGGGCCGGCCATGGAGCGGGGAGCGGGGAGTGGGTCGCACGCCGGTGGCATGCGCGTCCGTCCGTGTCGGGCGCGTACACACTCCGCACAGCCACAGTcacagagagggagggagagagagagagagaggctgggtCCTTTTGGCGGTttgcagcagcggcagcggcagcggcatggATCGGTCGATAGGGTGCGGTGTGGCAGGTGCCTGCCCCCACTCCACTCCACCAGCCCAGCAGGCAGCAGCACCAACCTCCCTCCCTCCCGTCCCCCCTCCATTCGCTTCCCTCGTCCGCCCGGTAGGAGTACTAGTAGATTAGATAGGCGGGCGGGATTGATTTTGATTGATCGCCTTCCTTCTCgagtttctccttctccttcttgcgGGCGGGTTCTGCTCTGCTCTGCTGCCGCGGCGCCGAGGCAGGGGAATTTCGGTGCGGGTTGGTTGGTCCTGTcttctccgtcgccgccgccgccgtcttggcCGGAGCGAATCTGCGGCCTGCGGGAGAGGATGGAGACGTGGGCGCGGTGGCGGTGTTGGGCGGTGGCCGCCGCCGGCGTGCTCTGCGCGCtcctgccgccggccgccgccacgctctCTCCCACCGGCATCAACTACGAAG TGGTGGCGCTCATGGCCATCAAGACGGAGCTGCAGGACCACTACAACGTGCTCGACAACTGGGACATCAACTCCGTCGACCCCTGCAGCTGGAGGATGGTCACCTGCTCCTCCGACGGCTACGTCTCAGCGCT TGGTCTGCCCAGCCAACGCCTGTCTGGTAAGCTGTCGCCCGGCATCGGGAACCTCACCAGGCTGCAATCTGT GCTGTTGCAGAACAACGCGATTTCTGGCACTATTCCTAGCACCATAGGCAGGCTGGGGATGCTTCAGACGCTTGACATGTCAGACAATCATCTTACCGGGAGCATCCCGACTTCACTCGGCGATCTCAAGAACCTCAACTATCT GAAATTGAATAACAACAGTTTATCTGGAGTTTTACCTGAATCACTAGCCACCATTAATGGCCTTGCACTTGT AGACCTTTCATTTAACAACCTGAGCGGTCCCGTGCCAAAGATTTCTGCAAGAACTTTCAG CATTGCTGGAAATTCAATGATCTGTGGTGTCAAGTCTGGAGACAATTGCTCATCCGTGTCGCTGGACCCGCTTTCTTATCCACCAGATGACCTTAAGA TTCAGCCACAACAAGCCATGTCAAGAAGTCACCGCATTGCTATCATCTGTGGAGCAACTGTGGGTTCTGTAGCGTTTGTCGCTATCGTGGTCGGTATGCTTCTTTGGTGGAGGCATAGGCGTAATCAGCAGATATTTTTTGATGTAAATG CTACAGATCAATATGACCCAGAAGTATGCTTGGGCCATCTGAAAAAGTACACCTTCAAGGAGCTTCGAGCATCTACCAACAATTTCAACTCAAAAAACATATTAGGTGAAGGTGGATATGGGATAGTATACAAGGGTTTCTTACGTGATGGTTCAATTGTGGCTGTTAAAAGACTGAAAGACTACAATGCTGTTGGTGGGGAAGTTCAATTTCAAACTGAAGTTGAAGTCATAAGCTTAGCTGTTCATCGGAATCTCCTACGGCTCATTGGATTTTGCACTACAGAGTGTGAGAGATTACTTGTTTATCCTTATATGCCAAATGGAAGTGTTGCTTCTCAATTGCGTG AGCATATAAATGGCAAGCCAGCTCTAGATTGGTCAAGGAGAAAGATGATTGCACTGGGTACAGCACGAGGGCTGCTTTATTTGCACGAACAGTGTGATCCAAAAATAATCCATCGCGATGTCAAAGCCTCCAATGTGCTTCTTGATGAATATTTCGAAGCAATTGTGGGGGATTTTGGATTGGCAAAACTTTTGGATCACCAGGAGACCCATGTTACCACAGCAGTGCGTGGTACCGTGGGGCACATAGCTCCAGAGTATTTGTCAACTGGGCAGTCATCGGAGAAGACAGATGTGTTTGGGTTTGGAGTCCTGTTGGTTGAGTTGATCACTGGCCAGAAAGCATTAGATTTTGGAAGACTAGCAAATCAGAAGGGCGGAGTGCTTGATTTG GTAAAGAAGCTCCATCAAGAAAAGCAGCTGAACATGATGGTGGACAAAGACCTGGGCAGCAACTACGACAGGGTGGAGCTGGAGGAGATGGTGCAGGTGGCTCTGCTGTGCACCCAGTACTACCCGTCCCACCGCCCCAGAATGTCGGAGGTGATCCGGATGCTGGAAGGGGACGGCCTCGCGGAGAAATGGGAGGCGTCGCAGAACGTGGACACTCCAAAGTCCGTCTCGTCGGAGCTCCTGCCCCTGAAGTTCACCGATTTCGCCGGGGTGGATGAGTCCTCGGTCGGCCTCGAGGCCATGGAGCTCTCCGGACCAAGGTGA